In the genome of Malania oleifera isolate guangnan ecotype guangnan chromosome 5, ASM2987363v1, whole genome shotgun sequence, the window aattaattaggtcattaattaaataagattatgaattaaatattataattcatATATGTGAATTAGATgatggcatatatatatatatatatatatatatataaaatactaatataatagtataatatgattatatgtatatggATTGCATTTATCCATTAGATTGCAATTGAAAATCccattttccttcttctttctttggaACTCTCCCCCTCCCTCACATTTTCTACCATGGCCGAatggagctctctctctctctctctctctcttcaatttctctccgtcTCTCCGCcaaataaaaaaatgaacatCATATCCGGGTCCTAACTCTGCTCCTCAACACTTTAATCGAAGTAGATTTGTCGTTTGGGCATTGTAAGCATCACTCTAgggttaaggtaagaggaatagattatatcaagtatattttaaaatattctcgattaaatttgagtacgtgaatttaattatatttttcttaattaaaatatgCTCGATTTAAATTGAGCTTGtgaaattaaataggtgaaattaattaTGCCCTAGTTTTTagcaaaaaatatattttcttcgaACAGTTTATTATAgtatgatttatcagtcaaatcatgtggcatgagaataggtattattgtatgattaaacatgatggtttttatataattatgaaatgatAGTTCAGTCGGCTTTATATCAAAGTTagtatgaaatgacagtttagTCGACTTTATGCTGAAATTAGCCGATTTTATGCCGAAGTATGAAATAACAACTCAGCAGGCTTTATGCCGAGTTTAGTATGAAATGACAATTTAGCCAGCTTTATGCCGAGTTCAGACGACTTTCTACCAAGTTATGAAATGAGAATTTTATACGgagatatgatatgacagattttatatagaattatgaACATGTCAAATTTTATAcagacttatgaaaatgagatcatgttacagttttattatataaattgtattatatagtattagaaccCTAATTGACTAATTATGATTCAGAGCATAGTACCGTAGCTAGTATTATATGTAGTGTAGCCACACTATCAGGAAATTGCAGGCGGATGGCAGTCAATTGGCCCTTGGAATATCAGTATTGCAAGAGTAGGTTACCCATTGGGTCCGGACCAAGTTAGTTGAGCAATTGTACTACAAATATAATAGTTTTGACTTAGACTAGTAGGCTAGCCATAGCTAAGTCCaactttcgggctgcacaacctaatcatggggATTACACATGATACTATATTATAGTCCAATCAGGTCGAGAACCCTCCCCCCTTGTTCACTGGTTGGATTAGTTGGATGCTGTCACTGTTTTGAACGCCGATGAGGCTGTTGGCCTTACAGGGTTTAATATTATggtttgatactaacaaacaaaagaaatttaatatatttggttgagtaatgatatttcaggatttaagaatgagaatacaaagtaaaatgatcacaaaAGTGAATCAAAAGCATGGATGTGAAGATaatatctattaaagcttgaagatcataagagtgtggatgttaaagagaatgtgctaagagagagagagggtatagactttggttataatttttgggttgtaatatatttattataactCCTCAACCTAAGTCTCTTagggagcactacatctctcctcctccacctgaaccagacaatagggggttgggccttatcaaactaatgactgGGTCCCActaaccaacacgtgtcctttttagtgtgttgtATCTTCACTCCCACACTTCttaagaaaacttcctagaagttCACACATCACAAGATTACTCAAAATCAAGCAcacttaaccatggagttctcaAAATCAAGCACActtaaccacactccaaaaggttagtggcaactccaacatataattttcccaaaaatctaaATCACTTTTTATTCTCCATCCCCGGGGTACCATCGCTCCCAGGATGTCGCGACAATCATTAAACCCTCGGTGTAAAGCTGATTGAACtattatttcataattatataaaaactATCATATTTaatcatataataataactgGTCTTATGCCACAtgatttgactgataaatcatacTATAATAAATTCTTcagggaaaatatatatttcgCTGAAAATtagggtatgattaatttcacctatttaatataattttattatatttcaagaaattctgatatattgaaattattttacACGTTTAAATAAAGATTTTACTTTTAGTTGTGTTTGATGACAATGGAGTACACATGTGGTgatgataatttttaaaaagaaagaaaaagaaaaaaaaaatgatgggtGGTCCACTGTCTTTATGTGACTAATTGAGCATCCCCGTGAATTGGATGTTGCTTTTTTAAAATCGAAGATATTATACTTGAATATTGATCatataaaacttttaaaaaatatcatgtAAAATTgaaaacatgtttttataatgtcataaaaaaaacaagtagaaatgctaaaaataaaattgaataaatATTCTTAATTTTAGGCACGAAGGACGTGCGCAGGACCAGGGCCGCCCATGCGCACATAAATGAATGTTCATTACATTCCAAAGCAAAGAGACATTAGTGGTTTGTGCTTTGACTTTTTTTGTCAGTAACGTCACAATGTGATGCAGTTCCATTTTTGTATTTCTGTATGGTATGACTCTCTGGATAAAGAGAGTCACTGCTTTTGTGAAGTATTCCTTGGACCACTGTGCATGGATGAGGTTCTTATCCAATATTAATATACTATTGTTTTTCACCTAGCTAGTGCAAAAAGATATGATCCttcaaaaaaaaaacctaataatAAGGTTTCATATGAAGTTTAGCTTTTCATCACTCAAATTAATAAAGATTATATATTATACAAGCATGATGAATTTGGTTATGTTTGATTCACGAAATTGAATAAAttgataataaaataaaaattgtatgtatgtataagtgTTGGTGGAgactcatatattttatgttataaatttgcCGTTCGTAATACATGTTCCTTACATACGTTTTAAATTATGGCTTATAAAGACATGTGGTTCTATTGTACTAAAAAGTTGATGTCTTAATCAAAGATAAATAATTAACTCCAAATGAAAATAATAGTTCTGATAATTAGACTTTAATAATGATGGAGTATCTTATTATTTAAAAATCCTTAGTAAAAGCTTTATTTAAATGGTAAAAATGAATTACTATTAATGCATTTTTAAtaaacaccgtttacaacaccaggtcaaattaccatggctgacctcaacctttataacctgatccttatgggttagatcaacaccccttcaggccatacctggaatataacaaatgataagaatttttgtgtacaattcaaatgcttctgcACAAGCAAATATATACTTCATTTCAGCACAGTAAacaatacactcacgtatgatagagAATTAATGTTTAAGTGAGATTTGTTCTAAACAGTGTATCTACTCACAACAATATATGTATCAAAGTATATGTGTGAGTGAGTAAGATCTTTGATTCTAGACTATGTGTTCACAATGTAAGCAATCACAGAATCTAAATAACCTTAAGCAAatacctcaataatatttttcaacaataaaATCAAGAGATAGTCAAGATTATCTTCTCACAAATattttgcaataagcacaaaaaataggctttgaatcttacaacaaagatgcaaagatcctcaaacTGAAAAGAGTTATtccaagataatatttatcaatgaaataatctggggtcaactcaagctaactctctaaaaataattttaacaaaaatgAACGAGAGAGTATACTAACTTTAAGATAATGTATGAAGCACATAACAAGTGAAAATCAAACTCCctctaacttgcaattagtttgcaaggaATGTGTAAGCAAATAATACTCGCTGGTTTTGAAAAGATCATCTTTCACGCAAGAATATATGAGAGTATTAAATATAGGCTTGAAAATATGAAGTTATATGCAATGGGAGTTCAAGAAAATCAGAGAAATTTTTTTCTAATCCATTTGCTAATCTCTACTTAATCTTCCCTAATGAAGTCgtatatatagacattcataaaaatataactatttggacacaaagggaattattaaaaatgtttaatcaatttttaacctcaattacccttaattacccaTGGTAAAAATATGGAAACCTGAGGGTTTCAGTCGTCCGACCCTTAAGGTCAGTGGCCCAAACAGACACAGTTAGAAAAGTTCATTTTCTGACTTCAGGTGCCCGAGTGAAGGTTCGGGTGACTGAGCCAAGACGATTTTCCAAAtgcttgaggttcggtcgcccggtggATAGTTTGGTTTGCCGAACTTCATACTTCGGTCTCCTGGAGTATatttgaacttagagtttgggCACCCGAGTAAGGTAAAAAATGACATTTCatatgttcagtcgaccgtgaaTAGTGTGTTCATTTTAAGTTCGGTCTACCTATTCGGTCAACTGAGACGTTTTTAACGCGCTTATTTCGGTTGCCCAAAGCCCATTCAAAAATAAGGATAGGTCCTGatttttgcttaaatttcacCCCCTACTTGCATAGATATGACTTGTGAGTTTAACGGGTTTTTTCATATGGTGCTTGAGAACCTAAATTCAGTCTAAGGGctaagcttttaaattaagcTCAAAAATTTAACTTCGTTCAACCAAAGTCTGCCCTAAGGTCAAACAATGACCTTTGATTCCCTATGATCAATCTATGGTCCTATCTGAGCATTGagatcctatcatgcatgcagatacaattattacagaccataatattattatagacccaagaacaataaatgcatttacaaataaagATTAAcacgtcttcttctttgctcttcatatttccatggaatatgctaggagtatgtgctcatttaaggtctttctggcttccacttcacttttatgtgtgtgatctgaatgattaacttattcaagtacttaggcacacacattagtaactagtgatttgtcattatcaaaaccagggatcaggccaaaaagtcaacaatatctcACTACttaatattttacatttcagggaatccaaaTAGACAGTGAAATTAgaaataacttcccaagaggggggtgaattggcatttaaaatttcttttaattccttttttgaaatcttaaacttattttatttcttttgaccaattcgtgactgatttgtttaatttggtaagcactcaagaacttagtttctttacttaatttttaaccatacaaatatCCAAtaattcaaccaaaccaatcaactaaaattataaagtaaacaaacaagccaatacacaacacttatgtaatataacaactcaagatgattatttatttatatttgccaaatttgaaccaagccctatagtgaataagaatttatgcttgctgatgtatagccctgtatagatgaatcaaatcactctttccaaatatttagaactcaaataaactcttggtaaatttatcttttggatgttaaccaagtaacgtactcccgtaaggtttccgcaagatatggtgtaatcaacgtactccctttcggtttccgtaacccaaatcaaaattaaatcttaagtttgtttgatttccaaatattacttagtatatatgattatcaaataaaccatccacataatttaaatatgttgaaaataaagagtaaaggaaagagagaatgagatggagaattttacgaggttcaacttatacccagcctacgtcctcgcccttggcaaaccaccaaagggttcactatacctgttccgttgatgggtggaacaaacctttacaacctccttggttaaggatagagcccaccttctccaaacgatattccctcattcggtcactcctttaggttagagcccgcctctctaagcaaaaTCCCCTTacttaaccaacgatccaaacaatccttggaatgtcaaagaactacaagaaatacaagataagatctgtgtacaagtatactctcttaaagagcaagttagtacaattacagcactatatacttgaatgtaaaatatcaatatgaaatacaatgaaacttaattgtagaattcaccaatatccttcttagatgaggattagcagtaaaAATCCAGAGgaggaaggatcagcacttcaaaatatctcagcaaaatagtTTTGCAAGGAGTGAACAAGAAAgatttggaagaacaagagtgctttcagctttacaagcaaaattttcaattcttggatgagttttgatttgcaaaaccatgtatttatgagctttcaaacttatttccatgttgcaaaagtttacTTAAAAAGTTTGCCaatttttttagaaagtttggagttcaaacggctatattttaaaatattagaatttaaaaaatttacccATTGAACAATGTTCAGACGTCTGACAGTATCGACctcgtttcagtgttttggtcataacattttctttataactccaaattaggtgttcttggtgtcaaaataaagctaagagaaatactacaactttcatgttgactacgttttaaaataatgagtttttgatagaggaaaattcacctcaatgcgactgtataaaaactaacagcatttgggaaaactctttttggtgctttttattccaaaaataattcaaaccttttttaaataatttttgaccttataaaaatatttttaaggtattttaaaaggtatctaggtctaagaaattaacctaagagcttcaaaatatttcaaacgatattttaaacattaaattacttacatgagacttctaagatattaacattctaagttcttgagtcttcatgctttgtccttggattgagtccatcttttcttcaagcttccatattctttgaactttctcactttgcctttctttggctcttttgactttaatatgccttgactttcaacaacttattcatgtccttattttcttcaaggtttcatatatcatctttaaatccatattttgactcttttaaacttcatttgatccttgtgagtactttaaccttactttctcatatatgagccctgaaatatcattactcacacaaatatattaaatttcacttgtttgtgagcatcaaaacaagataacaaaattttaagtcttgtaaggccaacaaatagGCTTAGAGAGCTTCAGGCAGGATTAGTGCTTTTGGGTAATTAAAGTTAGTACTGGTGAGACACTGCTGTTTTGcttgtatatagatatgtttatGTACCTTGGGTTATATAGGTAGTTTGGGAAAGAGATACTTTTGTATTATGGtggtatagtactctggtatgttttaCATGTGGGATGTATGTCTATTATGCTTCTATTGTATTGTAATATAACTTATGGACAGTAGTACTTGGTAACCCACTTAGGATTCAGGTGGTttatatttatggtatcagagttgcataataaaaaaaaaaaaatagtagaatTTTCAGGTCATCACAAATATAGTAATTAATATTTAGATACTATATTGCCCTTAATTATTGCAGTTAATCGATTATCGAgtattaaatgttttaaatttataattgttgaaaattttaggatatAGATTTAATTAAGTACATCTTATTCGGTTTTTATATTTCTTCATATATTCATTAAACACATGCGTTGGGTATACTGGTCACCTTCTTAGAATACTTGCCATAACCGGCATTACATTTTGAACAAAATATTGGCATGGGAATGTTGGGCACATTCCTAGAGTGAGGATAGTGATCCTTACACTAGGATAGTTGAAAACTATAATACGAGGTCATTTTAGAGGTAATGAGGGTTCATGATTTGAGGATCCTTGTCACTTAATCGAGTTTTACACGATTTGTGAATGAGACTAACCAATATCTTTGCTAACCAAATTAGAGGTTGAAACAAATCTAAAAATTACTATTTTTCACCCAAAaaaacatcatttttttttaaatgcaaattACTTCTAAAAATTTTTTGATTGAAAAAGGAATTTTGAAACAGCTCTCATGTTTTTAATACATTTTTAAAGTGTATCATGTGGTGAAGGTCCTCATAAGTCCACAAAATGCCATCCCACTCAAATCTTTCAAAGCATGTAGTTCTAGTACattataatttttcttttcctttccttttttttttttaagataatgtATTCATTTCCTCAAAATTATCTTGTAACATGTTTAGTTTGTGAAATAAAAGCTCTTAGAAAACTATCTACAAGTTAAAACATTTATCATTGCCTTTTTAGTAGATCATAACATATGCTCTCATAGTTGGGCACTTAGTCATTCACCATATTAATATAAACTTACGGTACAAAGGCAACATCAATATTTTGATGTTTTTATTTAAACTGCTAGATGTCAACTAGGAGTAATCAAAATATTGGAAACCACTTTTGGTTAGGATTTCCGATGGATGGGTACATAATTATTTGGTGGAGACTTGGAACAGACCTTCTCACATCCATCACCAATCCGAGATATAGGTTCAAAATAGTGCCATCATTTCTAAATATCCATCATTCAAGAGATGATGCACAACTACAACTTGCAATATTGACGATAGTGagatcttcaatttgattttcatagtAAGAAAGGCAAAGGTCTCGATTTTGATTAGGCCTTATAGAACGATTCGGATTGAGGGCCCATTGTTGTTCAGCCTTTTGGTCCACACATTCCTCTAACCACACTGCATTCCCATTTGCTTGCATGCAAAGATCTTGAAACCCAACAATGGTCCTCACAAAAGGGTTTGAATCATTGGTCGCGAGCCAACCTTGACGAGAGGAATAATTATTGACCTGCACAATGAGTGTAGTATCACTATTCCCTGACTCTGCACTTAAAACAAGTGACGATTTGGGATTTATGATGGTTCCGTTGGTCCAAATTTCTCAATGGGTAGCTTCAGTTACAGCACTAGCACAATCGTATATCATGACATAACTTCCTGCACTATACGCATAAGTAGTCAAGCACTTGCCTTTTGATCAAATAGTCCCGTCTTTTTTCACGGTCCACAATTGATTCTCGTCTACATTGGATTTACATGGCCACAAAATTATCGACTCGCCATTGTTGAAAAACCCACCCTTCACGACTGCGCACAACCCATTTCGACCTACAATGCGCATCGTGAGCTCTTCTTCTGTGCAAGTTCGATCATTATATGCATCCACAACAGGCCTTATGAGAAGGGAAGATTGAGTTGTTGGTGGTTTTTCACAAATGTACAACATGATCCCAATGGTGGCAACTAGGTCAGGCATCACATTGCTCACTGTGAAATGTGTATAATCACGTCTCTGTAAATCAACTTCTGGAAAGGACCCATCTTCGTCGGACTGTtgaatggatctagagaggcgcTCCCAACGCCGCACGAGGCGGACCACAGCACCATTTGGGACAACGGTCCCTTGGCCTTCGGGTCTAATGACTTGGGTTACTTGTTGCTCCACATATCGAAACCTCACTGCCTCTGAAATCATCAAAATGCAAATTAAAAGAGAACGAGCCACATCTCTTTGGTCCCCCCCTGCGCTGGAGCGATGGAACAACGTGTTGATGGCTAAATCCAATGGTTGGATTCCCAATCCAGGATCAAGATTGTCAAGATCCCTCAAACCTGCAACCCCCAAGAGGTCAACATAGTTGCTACGATACGTGAGAGTATGATGATTTGTGCCTGTGAAAAGATTGGCGAAGGCTGCCTCGGGAGCATCTCGAAAAAAGAAGGACTCGCCTCCTACTCGATAACCCACCACGTACATATTGGTGACATCTATGGCTAGCGTGACAACATCCTCTGCATTGTTGGAGAGTTCCACCAGGAGAAACCGTTGGTTGTCAAGCACTGTGTCTGGGTTGCGAAGTACTGGGATTCCATGTCTTCTATCATCTGGATTTACCACTCGATCTCGAATGGATTTCAGGAACTGCCTGTAGTCATTTTTTTCGACAATACCGCTGGTGGTGAATGTCACCGTGGGATAATCAAGGAGTAGTGGTGCGTTGAATTGGTGGTCATGAACTCCATCTCCCGGGGAAATTAGAACCGAGTCCGCCACGGCAACGGTACTGCTCAAGGAAAGCCACGACGCCAAGACCGCCTTCCAGGGCACCACCATTTTTTTCAAGAGAACACCCATACCTCATCACTCACTGGGAAAGGTCAGCACTTCTCGCAACCACTGATTCCGAAGCCCGC includes:
- the LOC131155286 gene encoding ricin-like, which produces MGVLLKKMVVPWKAVLASWLSLSSTVAVADSVLISPGDGVHDHQFNAPLLLDYPTVTFTTSGIVEKNDYRQFLKSIRDRVVNPDDRRHGIPVLRNPDTVLDNQRFLLVELSNNAEDVVTLAIDVTNMYVVGYRVGGESFFFRDAPEAAFANLFTGTNHHTLTYRSNYVDLLGVAGLRDLDNLDPGLGIQPLDLAINTLFHRSSAGGDQRDVARSLLICILMISEAVRFRYVEQQVTQVIRPEGQGTVVPNGAVVRLVRRWERLSRSIQQSDEDGSFPEVDLQRRDYTHFTVSNVMPDLVATIGIMLYICEKPPTTQSSLLIRPVVDAYNDRTCTEEELTMRIVGRNGLCAVVKGGFFNNGESIILWPCKSNVDENQLWTVKKDGTI